TAATTTTTCTGTCGCATCTAGTTGCGTCATTATTGAAGTTTCACAGGATTACTTAAAATAGCATTAACCCTGTATTGTCTGGTTTGAGCATTTCCATTATTATTTTCTCTAAAGTCTATAAACAAATGCAAAAAGAGCCGTGACAAAAAGCAGCACAAACGTGATGATTTTTGCTACGGCTCTAATTCTCTCGCCATATATTAAGTTCACTATTATTATATACACAATTTTAAAATGTGTCAACCCATATTCGCAAATTCCAGTATTAACAATTCATCCCACTAAATTATTTATCGGCAAGCGACAGACAATACATGCCGATATCATAAGAAAACTTAGCGGCTTCATCCTTCAATACGTCAGGCATCCTGTCGTTAAGCCCGTGGATCTCATATGTAAAGTCTCCCTCATAACCAATCTGTTTTAAAACCGGCATGATCTTTTCCCAGTTTACTGTTCCGAAAAAGGGCGGCAAGTGAGCGTCGTGATTTGCCCTGTTGTCATCAACATGTGTAGCTTTCAGGCGTTTTCCTATACTCAGCAGTGAAGCGCACTGGTCGTTATACATAAGGTTGCCGTGACCGAAATCCCAGCATATCTGAACGTCTTTATCGTTAAACGAATCCACAAGATCTATCAGTTCTTCCGTTGTCGCGGTATATCTGCGCTTCATTTTTTGAGGTGAAAATTCAGCCATGTTCTCTATGGCAATGCCCACATTATGCTTCTTTGCAAATTCAATAACAGATGAATAAAATTCATGATTCGTCTTTTTGCTCTGTGCATTATCGTGCTGATTATTGACTACATCGGTAATAGCATGCAAGATCGCCCATTTTACACCCAGTATACTGCTTGCAATTATCGAACGCTCTGTCAGCGTCATAAACTGCTCCATTGTAACTATTTCTCTTCCGTTAGGATAAAAGCAATAGATGGGCAGGTGCGATTGGGTAAACTCCATTCCAAGGCTGTCGCTCTCCTCACGCAGGCGCAGGATATAATCTTTCCAGTTTTCCTCATTCAAAACATTATAGATTTCGAGAACCGGGCAGAAATTAGCGTCCATGACTCTGAAACCGGCTTTGTGGCAGCGGTGCAAGCATTCGATATACGGTGTATATTCTTCGCTAAATCTTTTCATTCCGAAAAGATTGGTTGATGTTGATAAACGCATTTTTTATGACCCTCTCACTCAAAAATTTTCAAAAGCAGAGCCGGACAGAAAGATTCCATCCGGCTCTAATCTGATTATTTCTCAGGATTTGATTTTGCGTAATCCGAAAGTAAGGTATTGCACTTTTCGGTTATATTTTTAATTGTTGTGTCTATATCCTGTTTGCCCTCAGAAAGGCTTACGATATTATCTATTTCAGCTGCTTTAAAATCATCATAGGACGGAACCCAAGGCTCCTGCATATATTCATAGCCCTTAGAATCACTCAAAATATTCAGAGGAATCTGTGATTTAGGATCAGAAGAAAGGAAATCTTTAAGTGCCTGATTATTATAAGCATCATTGTTAAGGGGATAATATCCCGTCTTAATGAACCAGTTAGCGCAAACATCAGGAGTGGTCAGGTATTTTTCGAACTCCCAAGCGGCATCAAGAGTCTTTTCGTTTCCGCGGTTAAGAAGGAATATTGCAGAGCCGCCGATAGCTGTTCCGGGGTTGCTCTCTGCATTTACGCGTGGAAATTTCGCGATACCTATGTCGATCTTCTTTGAAGGATCAGATGCGTTAGTGACCTGATTCTTCTCAAGAGTTCTAAGCTGAACCATAGATTCTGTATACATTGCAGTGCCCTTTGCCTCAAAGCTTGTGCGTGGGCTTGTATCCATACAGTCAAGGGCACCGGTGTCGATGACCTTTTTCCATTCTGTCAAGAAGGTCTTCATTGTCCCTTCAGTGTCAAATATGACTTTTGTAGGAAGTCCGGCACGGCCGTCTTCTTTTTCAGTCTGGAAAGTCTTTGTCTTCTGCATAGGTATCCAAGAGGATAACTGATAGATGCCCGGCTGTGTGGAAATACCATAGCGTGTGATCTTCGCTCCGTCTTTTTTCATAAGCTTTTTTGCATAATCAGCCAAATCCGCTATAGTAACAGGTGGTTTTTCTGGATCAAGTCCTGCCTCTTTGAACATATCCTTGTTATAGTATAGAACGATAGATGAGTTTGAAAGCGGAAGACCAAGCAGTTTGCCCTTGTAAGTAACTGCCTGAAGAGCATTTTTATTGAGTTTGCTCATATCGATGCTCTTATCTTTTGCTATCATGTCATCAGCCCATACAACGTCTGGCGATTGCTTAATATCAAACGCACCGTTTGAATTCAAATGGATGATATCAGGATAGTCGCTTTTAATTCCAGCCTGAAGCGCAGCCTTCATTTTTGTTGAAGTGTCTGTATAGCTGCCCTGAGCTATAACCTGAACATTGATGTTCTTCTCTTTTCCGACAGTATTGTTGAAATCTGCGGCAATGCTGTTTAAAACATCAAGTGTTGCTCCGGACAAAGCTGTCCACATAGTAACTGTGGTAACCCCGCCGGTTGTAGTGGTCGCGCCTTCATCCTTGCTTCCGCATGCGGTAAACAGTGTTACTATCAGCGCGGTTGCAAGAACAAGTGAAATGATTTTTTTCATAACCAACAGCCTCCATTCAAAGATTTAATTTTTATTATGCTCATTATTGTTAACATAATCAGCCTGTAACAGATCCCGCCGTGATACCGCGAACAAGATTCCTCTGGAAGAACAGGAATATGAATATTGACGGTATTAGAATTATAGCAATACCCGCGAAAACAGGCGCCTTGCTCGGATTTTCAGGGAATGACAGCATAGTTATTCCGACCTGAACCGTTCTCATCATCGGCTTATCTGTGACAAGCAGAGGCCATAGATAAGCGTTCCATAAACCAACAAATGAAGAAATACCGAGTGAGGTGATAACCGGTTTGGATACTGGAACGCATATCTGCGTGTAAAACCTGAAGCTTCCGCACCCGTCGATCATTGAAGCTTCACGCAGCGAACCGCTGATCGTCATGAAGTTTTGGCGGAACATGAAAATATGTGTCGCGGAAACAAAATATACGATCATTATTCCCATATAGGTATTACGCAGATGCATATGTGTAACAGTAAGATAATTTGAAATAAGAAGCGCATCACCAGGTATCATCATAGTTCCAAGCACTGCAAAAAATAAAAATTTCTTGCCTGCATAATCAAAAAACGAGAATGAAAACGCGGCCATCGTTCCGATTATCAGACGTATGAGTGTTCCAATGCCGGCAATGATAAGTGAGTTGAGCATAAAACGCGGAATGTATGAATGGAACAAAACTGTATTGAAGTTTTCAAGGTAGGCGAATGACTGTGGAAGTATGGTCGGCGGATACTGGTCAAAGACAGCGTCGTTTTTAAAGCCGCCCATAAATGCATAAAAAATTGGGAATACGATTATGCATCCGATTGCGAGATTGATTAAAGAAGAGATGTACGAACGAAAACCCTTTTGCTTTGCTTCGGCATAGTAATTTGCTTTTTTCCTAAGTTTTTCAGAACTCATCCGTAAAACACCCCTTTCTTTTCATATGCGAAGTTGAAGAAAACGAAAATAAAGGTGAGTAAGAACGCAAGTATGCTCACCGTTGCGCCGAGAGCATAGTTTGAGCTCTGGAAACCTGAAGAATAGATATAATAAATAAGCGAAGTTGTGGTCTTGTTAGGTCCGCCGCTTGTAAGAATAAGCATCGGAGACGAAACCATAAGTGAACCGATAGTGCAGGTGCAGAATACAAAGAACAGCGTTGGAGATATTATAGGAAGCGTCACATGCCAGACCTTCTGAAAAGCGTTTGCACCTGCAAGATCAGCATTTTCGAGAAGATCATTCGGAACGCCCCTTACGGCAGCAAGCAGCAGCATATAATGGAAACCGACCCCCGCCCATACGGCAAGGAATACAAGAGAAGGCAATGCATATGTCTTGTTTGCAAGCCAGTTGATATCTGTTTTATTTGACATAATACCAAGCATGTTCAGCCAGTAATTCACAAGACCTACTTTCGGATTATACAGCTGTTTAAATATCAGCGCAGCGGCAGACATTGACACAGCCATAGGCATTGCATACATAGTCTCATAAACGCTGGAAAAAAGCCTCTTTCTGTTTGCAAGCAAAGCAAGACAAAGCGGAACAACCACCGCAAATGGCAGCTCCATTGCCGCATACTTCAATGTAACGATTAAAGCGTTTATGAAGTCCTTACTTTTAAAGACATTTAAATAGTTTTCAAAACCGATAAATTCTCTGATGTTTCCCCTGACGTCAACTCGGCTTAACGAATACGCAATTGTTTTTACAAACGGGTAGTATGAAAACATGATTATAAAAACAAATACAGGCAAAAGGAAAAGATACGGCTCGAGAACTTTGTGAAGCGGCTTCGGTTTTTTGCGAGGAATCGGCTTTCCGCTCGGACCGATTATCATTTTCCCACGCCCGCGTACTGCTGTTGTCATTAAAAACCCTCCTTACCTCAAAATATTTATAAAATTATTCTCTCACTCTAAATACTTACAGGATAGGCACCATATCCCCTACCCCGCCGAATACAAAGCTGGCTTTAAACTTGTTCTGCTCATTGTATTCTTTTTCTGAAGTTTCTCCGGATAAAACAAGAATCGAAGAAATCCCGGCATTGGCCCCGATTGCAATATCGGTGTATAATCTGTCTCCTACCATTGCGATCTCTTCTCTTTTTACTCCGTACTTGTCAATAACACTGTCGACCATCCCCTTTGTCGGCTTTCCTATCACAAGCGGAGCAACACCTGTTGCGGCTTTGAACATTTCTATCATTGCGCCGGTGTCCGGCATGAATTTATCACCGGGCAGCGGACAGTTGAAATCCGGATGAGTTGCAACGAAGGGAACCCCTTCCCTTAAATAATCACAGGCAACCCAAATCTTTTCATAAGTGAGTGTCTGGTCAAAACCAAGAACTACGAAATCCGGCTTGCCGCCTCTGCCTTTAACAAGTTTAATACCCTCTTTTTCAAATGACTCTTCAAGGTCAGGCGTTCCAAGCAGATAAACAGAGGGATTTTTCTTTTGCCTTTTTAAATAAATAATAGTTGCATCGCCTGAAGTGAAAACATCCTCCGTTGTAGCCTTTATCCCAAGACGGTTAAGTTTTTCAACATAAGTTTTCTTGTTTCTCGATGAGTTATTTGTCAAAAATATGTATTTTTTCCCTTGCTTTTTAACCTGATTTAAAAACTCCATTGCTCCGGGAAGCAACTCGTCTCCGAGATAGATGGTTCCATCCATATCAAGCATAAAAAATCTAAGAGTTGAAAATTTATTTAAATCGTTTGTCATGGTTAACTTCCTTATCCGTTATATTTATATGAAAAATTAGCAATAAGATCAGACATACGCAGCACCGTAAGCCTGCGTCTTACATATCTGCCGTAAACTATACCTTTCTCAACAAGATCGTCTTCGACATGGGCCTCAAATGGCTCTGTCGCCGCATGAGCTGACTTAAGAATAGCCTTGATTTCATTCGATGACGGCAGATCGAGAAGTATCTTTCTCACTTCAGGCCACACTGCTTTTAGTCTCTCAGTGTCGACCTCATCAAGCGGATCAGGGGTGTTTTCATGTATAATACCAGCTGCAAGCGCGTCACCGAAAGCTTTTTTTATATCAGCGACCTGAAACGGCTTTGATGCTGTAACGATCGTTTCAAGCTGCGCGATCCTGTGGTAGTAGTCGGCAACGATTCCTTCGGCTATTCCGACCTTTTTGCCGTGAAGCTCCTCTTTGATTCCGTCACGTAAGAACATCATCTCCCAGAAATGAGAGATATGGTGTTCCGCGGCAGATGCGGGTCTGGAATTTCCGGCAAGCTGCATAGCAACTCCTGAAATAACCAGTGCTTCCATCAGTGATCCCGCCGCCTCAGGCTCATTTGTTGAAACCTTGTCGGCGAGATCTTTGCATTTATTTACGGCTTTGACAGTAAGATCAGCAATTGCATTACAGTAATATTCGCCTGTTACTAGGTTTGCGATCTTCCAGTCTGCAAGAGAGGTATATTTCCCCATAATATCGGCAAAACCGGCAGCCTTAAGTCTGATAGGCGATCTTCCCAAAATATCACAGTCTGCAAATATGCCTACTGGCGATTTGCCCGGATGCGTGTTTTTAAATCCGTTTTCAGTGATTGCTGAAACAGTTGATGCAAACCCATCCATTGATGGAGCGGTAGCGAATATGGCATAATCAATGCCCTTCTTGAACGCGGTCAGACGGCTCATGTCATTGATCGATCCTGTTCCTACCGCAAGGATAGCCCCGGCGTCAGCAGATTCTACCATAATCTGCTCCTGCGCTTCACTCGTAGCATTATGCATATCATCATAAAGCGTCATAGAGATTTTGAATCCGGCTTTTTCAAGTGAAGGGATCAGCCCGTTAGATGCGGAGAGAGTATTCTCATCAGCCACAACGTGAAGTCTGTCAGGAAAACCGAGTTCTCTTAGCATATTGCCCATGTTATGTACAGCTCCGCTGTAGATCTCCACTTTCTTTAGCGATACGGTGTGTTCCCTTCCACAGGGACATCCCTTTAAATCGGTTAATAGTGCTTGCAGATCCATTTGATTCTTCCTTCCATTTGCATAAAAAATGCGTATTACGCCAAAAAAGAGATTCCCTAATAGACGTCATAGATGGCGAACTACTCACAAAACTCAGAAATCTCTTTGCGGTTAAATTCAATTATATATTCATATGTCAAATAAGGTCAACAAATTGTTATAACTATGTAAAATGAAAATTTACCATAAAACTTGTACAAAAGTTTTTGTATCGATTTGTCATAATGATAATATAAATTCGCACTAAAATCAAGAGTTTATTAATATTTTTTTAATTATATTGTGCACTATGCCCAATTAATCTATTTATATCGCTAATTATATGCCAAATTATTGTGTAAAAATGGCAAGTAACGTTTTATGCAATATTAATAAACGTATTAAAAAATTGTCCAGAATCATCCCAATATGGAAAAAAAATAAGGGACATTATATTGTCCCTTATTCTTTGTGTTTAGCTATGTTACTATGTTCTATTGTGCTTTCGTCGGCTTAGCTTCGCTTAACAAAATATCAACGTTATAGCTTTTTCCTGCTCTATATACTTTAAGCGTAACCTTATCGCCAGCTTTTAATTTATCCTTTTCGGTATTGAGTTCTTCAATAGATTTAATCTCTTTTCCGTTTATAGCGGTAATAATATCACCGTTTCTGATACCTTTTGTATATGCATCAGATGTCGGATCAACCTGCATTACGTAGACTCCGAGAGGCATGTTGAAGTATTGCATCGACTCATCAACGGTCTGACCGCTGATGCCAATAAGAGGTCTGCCTGTAATATAACCGTTTTTGATAAGTTCATCAACTACCGGTTTTGCAAAATTAATCGGGATTGCGAATCCAAGGCCCTCATAAGACGACTGTGTTATTTTAACGGTGTTTATTCCTATAACCTGACCTGCCGGATTAACCAGAGGTCCGCCGCTGTTTCCAGGATTGATAGATGCATCTGTCTGAATAAGTTCAACCACTCGCCCATTTAAAGAAATTTCTCTTTTATCACCGGAAATAACGCCCTCAGTCACAGAGCTGAATAGTTCCATTCCCATAGGATTACCGATTGCCATTGCTGCCTGTCCTACTTCTATCTTATCAGAATCTCCAAATTCAGCTGGCTTTAGGTCTTTCGCGTCGACTTTGATAACCGCAAGGTCTGTCTGAGTATCCTGTCCGATAATTTGAGCTGGATATTCCTTTTTGTTAAAATCAACTACTTTTATATTCTGTGCATTTTCAATAACATGCGCGTTAGTTATTATATATCCTTCTGCAGTCATAACGATGCCTGAACCTGAGCTTTGTGTTCCCACTCCCTGGTCAGTGCTGGTGCAAAGAACTCCAACAACCGATGGACGAACTTTTTTAGCAATGTCAACGCTGTTCAAACTGCTTCCGCTTGAGGAGGTACCTGTCGGAGCATTCTCGTTGATACTAAGCGAAGGACCGTTTGAATTTTTTGCATTCTTGTTTGAATCGCTTGCAGCCGTCCCCGGTGTCTTAGCTGTTGGCAGTTTGTTGCCTCTTACCGAAGCAATTATTGCTGTAACGCTGACAGCAAGCAGGCATAATGCGATAAATATACCTATTGCAATAGAAAATATTGCAAGACCGCTTTTCTTCTTTTTAGGTGGAATATTTGCCTGGTTATATGAATTTGCGGGATTATATGAATAGGTATATCTTGGCATACCCTGAAAGTCGTTCGGCGTTTCCCCGTTCCCGCCGGTTTGAGCATTATTAGTGCCGCCATTTACTGAACTATAATTGTAATTGCTGTTCTGATTTACTCCGTTTACGTTTTCATTATTCTGTTTTTCACCTTCCACCGCATTGTCAGCTGCGTTAAATGGTGCCCCACCGTAGTTCAGGCTGTTGCTTACGGGGGTATTGTAATTCATGTTGATGCCGTTTATCGGTTCGCCATTGTTAGTCACTCTGCTCGCATTGTCGACGTTAGCATCAACATTCTGAGCAGGACTCTCAACCGATTCAGGCGTTTTGGCGCCACCTGTTTTTTCCTCTGAAGGATTATTGCCTGTGCCGTCCGTAACTGTGTAGTCCCCCGTGTCCATCACTTTGTTTTCGTCGGGACGGTCAGCTTCGTTTTCTTTTTCGTTATTATCAAACTCGTTATACATATTAATTTCCTCCTTTTTCATTTTGAGCAGAAAGCGGAAGTGTAAAAACAAATTCGCAGTATTCATTCTCAGTTGAATTGACCGTAATTGTTCCTCCCTGCTTTTCTATTATCGTCTTTGTAATGTAAAGTCCAAGTCCGATACCCTTTGAATCCAGCCCACGCGATTTATCTGATTTGAAAAATCGGTCAAACACAAACGGCAGATCCGCCGCACTTATGCCAATCCCTGTATTGCGTACGGAAATGCGCGCAAGTTTATCGGTTTTATCAATCGAAATGGTAAGCATACCGCTCTGGTATGAAAATTTCACAGCATTATCAATTAGATTATATATTACCCTGTGAGTGGCATCTATATCCGCGTAAACCCGCACTTCTTCTTCAGGCATATTGATTTTAAGCTTCATATCCTTAGAAACGACGCGGTTTTCAAAGTTAATAAGAACCCGTCTTATACTTTCACATATATCGTAATCTTCCAAGTTGAACTTTTCGTTGTCCGATTCAAGTTCTGAGACATCAAGCAAAGTTCTGGTAAGCCGGGCTAGTCGTTTTGTTTCATCCGAAACGATAGTGAGGTAATAGCCATACTGTTCCTGCGGTATCGTTCCGTCAATCATCCCATCGATAAATCCAGAAATACTTGTCATAGGCGTTCTTAAATCATGAGAAACATTTTGCAGGAAGCTTTTGCGCATACCCTCCAGATGGGCAAGCGAGTCTGCCATATGGTTGAACGCGCCGGCAAGCTCTGATATTTCATCGTTACCGGTCACGGAAATTCGAGTGTCAAAGTTTCCTTTTGCATAGCTTTTTGCAGCTCTGCTCATCTCGTTAAGGGGCTTCACAAGCTGTCTTGTAAGCATAAACATGAGTAAAAATGTAAGCATCAGTGCTACAAGCGACGCCACGAAAAAGATTTTCATAAGCGCTGTAATAAGTTCCGAATATCCGCCGGCGGATGTCGAAATAAATATTGCGCCCACGCTTTGCCCCTGTAAATTCTGAATTGGCACGCCCATCGAAAATCTTCTTGAATTATATAAAGAGTCAAGCGTTCCGACTTCGCGATATTGCTCTGAGTTTGTTATCTTATCCATTATGCCCTGTCCTATATGGGCATTGTAACGCAGGATATTGACATCTGTCGAATAAACAGCAGTGCCCGTTGCGTCAACTATTGTGATAACGGCATCTGAAGCCTTTGCCAAAAGGTCGATCGAGGAATAGTAAAGAGGCTGCATGTTTTTAGTAATCTGGTCAGTATATAATGCCTGTGCCAGACCGCTTGTGATCTGTAGATTTGAAGTCATTGTGTTTTGTTTTTCAGCTATTACATAGCGCTGTGTGAACACCAACAATAAACACCCTAAGAAAAGATAACTTGCAAGGATTATTACCATAGATGTTACAACATATTTGGTAAACAAGCGTTTAAACATTTTTACTCGAGCACCTCAAATTTATAGCCGACGCCCCAAACAGTTTTAAGTTCCCATTTTTTAGAGACTCCCTCAAGTTTTTCACGAAGCCTCTTAATATGAACGTCGACAGTCCGTGAATCCCCGAAATAATCAAATCCCCAAACCTCGTCTAACAGCTGGTTACGGGTGTAAACCTTGTTAGGGTTGCTGGCGAGATGATACAAAAGCTCCATTTCCTTTGGCGGCGTGTCGATTGTTTTCCCCGCGACCTTCAGCTCATAATTCGTAAGGTTGATATCAAGATTTTCATATATCACCTCTTTTATCTCATTTTCCTTCTTTTCATTGTTAGTGCGGCGCATAACAGCTTTGATTCGTGCAACAGCTTCCTTTGTATCAAAAGGTTTCGAGATATAATCGTCGGCACCAAGCTCAAGTCCGAGCACTTTGTCGAATGTGTCACCCTTTGCTGATATCATAATAATAGGAACCTGAGAAGTTTTCCTTATTTCCTTGCACACCTGCCATCCGTCAAGCTTTGGCATCATTATGTCAAGCAGCACAAGATCAATTTTATTCTGCTTGAACAGATCCACAGCTTCCTGTCCATCATTGGCTATAATAACAGAGTACCCTTCTTTTACGAGATAGATACGCAAAAGTTCGCATATATTCTTATCATCATCGCAAACAAGGATTTTATAACTCTCCATTTAATTTCGCCCCCTTTATTTATCTTAAAAACTGTTGCCCTGACATTTAAATTGTTTTATAATTTTAAAAGATATCGAGGGTTAACGGTTTTTCTATTTCAATTATTATATATTATTTTTTCGAAATCGTTAACAAAATATAAATTTTTGTAAAACATAAGGAGATATGTATGAAACTTGGAATAGTCGGCCTCCCAAACGTCGGTAAGAGCACACTTTTTAACGCAATAACAAATGCAGGAGCGGAATCTGCTAATTATCCTTTCTGTACAATAGAGCCGAATGTCGGTGTCGTTACAGTTCCGGATGAAAGGCTTGATGTCCTTTCAAAAATGTACAATCCCGCCAAAGTCACTCCGGCTATAATCGAGTTTGTCGATATTGCGGGGCTTGTTAAGGGCGCTTCCAGGGGCGAGGGTCTTGGAAACAAGTTTTTGTCCCATATCCGAGAGGTTGACGCGATCGTTCATGTCGTCCGCTGTTTTGAGGACGGCAATATAACGCACGTTGACGGAAGCATCGACCCGCTACGCGATATGGAAACAATAAATCTTGAGCTTATCTTTGCCGATATCGAAATGCTTGAGCGCAGGATCGACCGCACGAAAAAAGCGCTGAAAGGTGACAAAAAGCTTGAAATAGAGCTCGAGTTATATGAACGCGTTCACGCCGCGCTGATGAATTCCCTTCCGGCGCGCAGCGTTGAATATACCAAAGAAGAAAAGGATATAATGAATCAGGTATCTCTTCTGACATCAAAACCAGTGGTATATGCCGCTAATATGAGTGAAGAGGACTTCAGAAACAACATAGATAATAACAAGCATTATCTCGCGCTAAAAGCGCAGGCTGAAAAAGAGGGAGCTGAGGTGCTTCCCATCTGCGCTCAGATAGAAGAGGAGATAAGTGAACTTGGCGATGAGGATAAGGCGCTTTTTCTCGCCGACTTAAACTTAAAACAGTCGGGTCTTGATCGTATGGTGCGTGTCTGCTATTCTCTGCTGGGGCTTATAAGCTATCTAACAGCTGGTGAAAAAGAAGTGCGCGCGTGGACTGTGGAAAAAGGAATGAAAGCGCCGCAGGCCGCAGGAAAGATACACTCAGATTTTGAGCGTGGATTTATCCGTGCCGAGATCGTAGCTTATAAAGATCTTATCGAATGCGGCTCAATCGCAGCTGCTAAGGAAAAAGGTCTTTATCGAAGCGAAGGCAAAGATTATATTATTGAGGACGGAGATGTAGTACTGTTCAGATTCAACGTCTAAAGGAGGCCGCATGAAAAGCGGAGTTAAACGCATAGAACTTCTGGATATTGCCCGAGGCACAGCCCTTATTTTAATGATGGTTCACCACGGCATGTATGATCTTATCGCATTCTATGGATTTAACTTCCCTATTTTAAATACACTTTTCTTTTTTGTCCTGCAATTCATATTTTCAGGTCTTTTCATCTTTATTTCAGGCTCAACGTCATTTTTTTCACACAGCAATTTCAGGAGAGGGATATATTGTCTTGCTGCTGGTCTCGTTGTAACGGCTGCATCTCTTATCGCAG
The DNA window shown above is from Bacillota bacterium and carries:
- the ychF gene encoding redox-regulated ATPase YchF; the encoded protein is MKLGIVGLPNVGKSTLFNAITNAGAESANYPFCTIEPNVGVVTVPDERLDVLSKMYNPAKVTPAIIEFVDIAGLVKGASRGEGLGNKFLSHIREVDAIVHVVRCFEDGNITHVDGSIDPLRDMETINLELIFADIEMLERRIDRTKKALKGDKKLEIELELYERVHAALMNSLPARSVEYTKEEKDIMNQVSLLTSKPVVYAANMSEEDFRNNIDNNKHYLALKAQAEKEGAEVLPICAQIEEEISELGDEDKALFLADLNLKQSGLDRMVRVCYSLLGLISYLTAGEKEVRAWTVEKGMKAPQAAGKIHSDFERGFIRAEIVAYKDLIECGSIAAAKEKGLYRSEGKDYIIEDGDVVLFRFNV
- a CDS encoding response regulator transcription factor produces the protein MESYKILVCDDDKNICELLRIYLVKEGYSVIIANDGQEAVDLFKQNKIDLVLLDIMMPKLDGWQVCKEIRKTSQVPIIMISAKGDTFDKVLGLELGADDYISKPFDTKEAVARIKAVMRRTNNEKKENEIKEVIYENLDINLTNYELKVAGKTIDTPPKEMELLYHLASNPNKVYTRNQLLDEVWGFDYFGDSRTVDVHIKRLREKLEGVSKKWELKTVWGVGYKFEVLE